In Mucilaginibacter celer, one DNA window encodes the following:
- a CDS encoding SusC/RagA family TonB-linked outer membrane protein, with amino-acid sequence MKIKLLLIIMLLCGAASAQQRSLSGTVTSKDLGTPLAGVTVKSPRQTVTTDNNGRFTVNVAPNETVTFTFVGMQAVNYTYHGETSPVAILLEYSSGNLNEVVVTGYQTQKKADLTGSVAVVNMTDIKNVRQGNPIKSLQGRIPGVNITSNGDPGGGATVRIRGINTLGNNDPLYVIDGIPTKRGLQEINQDDIESIQVLKDASSATIYGSRAANGVIIVTTKRAKNGVHRIDVNASSSIEYYTTKQSMLNTNQRGEAYWRAALNDKFNPNNNQIYQYDWNNDFNNPVLNRVILPEFIDAAKTMRSADTKWYDEISQASLLQNYNLAFTNGSERGNSYFSLGYYDNKGVVRESRAKKITMRLNSEYNFLNGKLKIGENFNATYANNVLIPTGDVLFTALVQQPIVPVHTVSGGWGGPASGMTDRHNPVRLIEDNKQNKNYFGRIIANAYADLTILPGLHAKTNYGVDYAGTWLRTLRKSYVSGFLTDPSNLVQNSQNYDGNLIFQNTINYNTDFGKHHIDAVLGHESIRFINQNFFASRQGYALENLDYAYLDRGTTNINNGGNGTANSLLSFFGKVNYVYANKYLLSGTLRRDGSSRFGANNRYGYFPAGSAGWRISQEPFLKDSKIVSDLKLRYSYGEAGNQETGNYATYSLYSAIYGLSNNDVIGGTAYDIIGAGTGTLPSGFVKIQQENPDLKWETTKESNFGVDFGLFNQSITGSVDYFIKNTSGILITPGYLAVIGEGGTKTFNGASMQNKGIDAIVNYDGRITSDLTFGISANFSKYINKVTYLPSEIYTAYAGNGTDQIIVGKSINSIFGYVADGLFTSADQVTNSPAQPGKGLGRIRFKDLNGDNVINDRDRTYISNGNPDFLYGLNLSLRWKNFDLAAFFQGVQGLKVYNSYKTYTDFSSIWPGGNWGTRTLDAWSPQRPNSTIPALTLVNTNDENRTSTYFIENGSYLKLRNLQVGYSLKDALKSIKVQNARVFFQGANLWTIKSKGYTAADPENPGNGYPVPAIVTFGLDLSF; translated from the coding sequence ATGAAAATTAAATTATTACTCATCATTATGCTGCTGTGTGGGGCAGCATCAGCCCAGCAACGAAGCTTGTCGGGCACGGTAACCAGCAAAGATCTGGGTACCCCTTTGGCCGGGGTAACGGTTAAATCGCCCCGGCAAACCGTTACTACCGATAATAACGGTCGTTTTACAGTGAATGTAGCCCCTAACGAAACCGTTACGTTTACGTTTGTGGGCATGCAGGCGGTTAACTACACCTATCACGGCGAAACCAGCCCGGTAGCCATCCTGCTTGAATACTCATCAGGCAACCTGAACGAGGTGGTGGTAACAGGCTATCAAACCCAAAAGAAAGCCGATTTGACCGGATCGGTAGCCGTTGTAAACATGACCGACATAAAAAACGTGCGACAAGGGAATCCTATCAAATCACTACAGGGCCGCATTCCGGGTGTAAACATTACTTCAAACGGCGATCCGGGCGGTGGCGCTACGGTAAGGATCAGGGGGATCAATACCCTGGGTAATAACGATCCTTTGTATGTAATTGACGGTATCCCAACCAAGCGTGGTTTGCAGGAGATAAACCAGGACGATATCGAATCGATCCAGGTGTTAAAGGATGCCTCTTCGGCCACTATTTACGGTTCTCGGGCTGCCAACGGTGTTATCATTGTTACCACCAAGCGGGCAAAAAATGGGGTGCACCGTATAGATGTTAATGCTTCCAGCTCGATAGAATATTACACCACCAAGCAAAGCATGCTGAACACCAATCAGCGCGGCGAAGCTTACTGGCGGGCAGCATTAAATGATAAATTTAACCCCAACAATAACCAGATTTACCAATACGACTGGAATAACGATTTCAACAACCCGGTACTAAACCGCGTTATCCTGCCCGAGTTTATCGACGCGGCCAAAACCATGCGATCGGCAGATACCAAATGGTACGATGAAATTTCGCAGGCCTCGCTGCTGCAAAACTATAACCTCGCTTTTACCAATGGCAGTGAAAGGGGCAACTCCTATTTCTCGTTGGGCTATTATGATAACAAAGGCGTCGTGCGCGAATCGCGGGCTAAAAAGATCACCATGCGCCTCAATTCGGAATATAATTTTCTGAATGGCAAGCTCAAAATAGGCGAGAATTTTAATGCTACTTATGCCAACAACGTGCTGATCCCAACCGGCGATGTGCTTTTTACCGCGTTGGTGCAGCAGCCTATTGTACCGGTACACACCGTGAGCGGTGGCTGGGGCGGTCCGGCTTCGGGTATGACAGATCGCCACAACCCTGTACGCCTGATTGAAGACAACAAACAAAACAAAAACTATTTTGGTCGCATCATAGCCAATGCCTATGCCGATTTAACCATACTGCCGGGCCTGCATGCCAAAACCAACTATGGCGTTGATTATGCCGGCACCTGGCTGCGCACTTTACGAAAATCGTATGTATCGGGCTTCCTTACCGATCCTTCAAATCTGGTTCAAAACAGCCAGAACTATGATGGCAACCTCATTTTCCAGAATACCATCAACTACAATACCGATTTTGGCAAACACCATATCGATGCCGTGCTGGGCCATGAATCCATCCGCTTCATCAACCAAAACTTTTTTGCTTCAAGACAAGGCTACGCGCTCGAAAACCTGGACTATGCCTACCTTGATCGTGGTACCACCAATATCAACAATGGTGGTAACGGTACGGCCAACTCCCTGTTATCGTTTTTTGGCAAGGTAAACTATGTATATGCCAACAAATATCTCCTTTCGGGTACTTTAAGGCGTGATGGTTCGTCACGTTTCGGTGCCAACAACCGTTACGGTTATTTCCCTGCCGGATCGGCCGGATGGCGTATCAGCCAGGAGCCTTTCCTGAAAGATTCAAAAATTGTTTCAGATCTTAAGCTGCGTTACAGCTATGGCGAGGCAGGTAACCAGGAAACGGGTAACTATGCAACCTACAGCCTTTATTCGGCAATTTACGGGTTGAGTAATAACGATGTTATCGGCGGTACGGCTTATGATATCATCGGGGCCGGAACAGGCACACTACCATCGGGCTTTGTTAAAATTCAGCAGGAAAACCCTGATCTGAAATGGGAAACTACTAAGGAATCCAACTTCGGTGTTGATTTCGGGCTCTTCAATCAATCCATCACCGGTAGTGTTGATTATTTTATCAAAAACACATCGGGCATTCTCATCACGCCAGGCTACCTGGCCGTTATAGGCGAGGGCGGCACAAAAACATTCAACGGCGCATCGATGCAAAATAAAGGTATCGACGCTATTGTGAACTACGATGGCCGCATAACCTCAGATTTAACCTTCGGGATAAGCGCCAATTTCAGCAAGTACATCAACAAGGTAACCTACCTGCCTTCCGAAATTTATACTGCTTACGCGGGTAACGGCACCGACCAGATCATCGTTGGTAAATCCATCAATTCCATCTTCGGTTACGTAGCCGACGGGTTGTTCACTTCGGCCGACCAGGTTACCAACTCGCCCGCGCAGCCGGGCAAGGGTTTGGGCCGTATCCGCTTTAAAGACCTGAATGGTGATAACGTAATCAACGATCGCGACCGTACCTATATCTCCAACGGCAACCCCGATTTCCTTTATGGTTTAAACCTTTCCCTGCGCTGGAAAAATTTTGACCTCGCCGCCTTTTTCCAGGGTGTACAGGGACTGAAGGTTTACAACTCCTACAAAACCTATACAGATTTTTCATCGATATGGCCGGGTGGCAACTGGGGCACCCGTACATTGGATGCCTGGAGCCCGCAAAGGCCTAATTCAACCATTCCGGCGCTTACATTGGTGAATACTAACGATGAAAACCGTACTTCAACCTATTTCATCGAAAACGGATCGTACCTCAAACTGCGCAACCTACAGGTTGGCTATAGCCTGAAAGACGCGCTGAAAAGCATTAAAGTGCAAAACGCGAGGGTGTTTTTCCAGGGCGCTAATTTATGGACCATTAAAAGCAAGGGATATACGGCTGCCGATCCCGAAAATCCGGGCAACGGTTATCCCGTGCCGGCCATCGTAACGTTTGGTTTAGATCTGTCCTTTTAA
- a CDS encoding RagB/SusD family nutrient uptake outer membrane protein, with amino-acid sequence MKTKILIWAALLTFSFGCKKALDETPQGVVSSSDLNTPVNVEKMVISAYATLGNESIHTSNSLWPWGSLRSGDAYKGGDGAGDNSDWNDYETYVTNRPTNGITDRMWAQLYNGIGRVNDALVRVNQIDAASFPNKVSRQAEMRFLRGYYYFMLKILFNRVPYFDENVAKDEYIKISNTDLTSDQLWEKIAGEFQFAVANLPNSQADVGRPNKFTANAMLAKVRLYQAYKQDDNHNVTGMDAAKLQEVVTLCDVVIGSGKYGLAADFGQNFMAQYENGPESVFAIQYSRNDGTTYGRIDLGHSLSYPMNVEYGCCWQHIPSQDLVNNFKTETNGLPKFTGYNSTDALSGNDFILATFDPRLDHTVGIPGHPFKYVPTFVYQNSWARAPAIYGYFTSMKDLAAYNDGSFQRIPPFMSSSKNWELIRYADVLLWKAEALIELGRETEALPIINQIRTRAANSTGMLKKADGSFATNYKVATYQPGVNCVWTQAYAREALRKERRLEFAMEGNRLFDLVRWGIADTYMNSYFASESTKRAHLKTAKFQKGRDEYMPIPTNQINFSKGLYKQNPGY; translated from the coding sequence ATGAAAACGAAAATATTGATCTGGGCTGCCCTGCTTACGTTTAGCTTCGGCTGCAAGAAGGCGCTCGACGAAACACCACAGGGCGTGGTATCCAGCAGCGATTTAAATACGCCGGTAAATGTGGAAAAAATGGTAATATCGGCCTATGCTACTTTGGGTAATGAAAGTATCCATACCTCAAACAGCTTGTGGCCCTGGGGCAGTCTGCGCAGCGGCGACGCCTACAAAGGCGGCGACGGCGCGGGCGACAACAGCGATTGGAACGACTATGAAACTTATGTTACCAACCGCCCAACCAACGGCATTACCGATAGGATGTGGGCGCAGTTGTACAACGGCATTGGCCGGGTTAACGATGCTTTGGTGAGGGTTAACCAAATCGACGCGGCATCTTTCCCCAACAAAGTATCTCGCCAGGCCGAGATGCGCTTTTTACGTGGGTACTATTATTTTATGCTGAAGATTTTGTTTAACCGCGTACCGTATTTTGACGAAAACGTTGCTAAGGACGAATACATCAAGATCTCGAACACCGATTTAACCAGCGACCAGCTTTGGGAAAAAATTGCCGGCGAGTTTCAGTTTGCGGTAGCTAACCTGCCTAATTCACAAGCCGATGTTGGCAGGCCTAACAAATTTACCGCCAATGCCATGCTGGCTAAAGTAAGGCTTTACCAGGCTTATAAGCAGGACGATAACCACAACGTTACCGGCATGGATGCCGCCAAACTACAGGAAGTGGTTACCCTTTGCGATGTGGTGATAGGTTCAGGAAAATATGGCCTTGCTGCTGATTTTGGGCAGAACTTTATGGCGCAGTATGAAAACGGCCCCGAATCTGTTTTTGCCATCCAGTATTCGCGGAATGACGGAACAACTTATGGGAGGATTGATTTGGGCCATTCCCTATCATACCCCATGAATGTGGAGTACGGCTGCTGCTGGCAACATATCCCCAGTCAGGATTTGGTAAACAATTTTAAAACCGAAACCAATGGTTTGCCAAAGTTTACGGGCTACAACAGTACCGACGCTTTATCGGGTAATGATTTTATCCTGGCCACGTTCGATCCCCGGTTGGATCATACCGTGGGCATCCCCGGTCACCCATTTAAATATGTGCCAACTTTTGTTTATCAAAACTCCTGGGCCCGCGCACCTGCCATTTACGGTTATTTTACCAGTATGAAGGATTTGGCGGCTTATAACGATGGCTCATTTCAGCGAATTCCGCCATTTATGTCGAGCTCAAAAAACTGGGAATTGATCAGGTATGCCGATGTGTTGCTTTGGAAGGCTGAAGCCCTGATTGAGCTTGGCCGGGAAACGGAAGCGCTGCCCATCATTAACCAGATCAGAACCCGTGCCGCCAACAGTACCGGGATGCTTAAAAAAGCCGACGGATCATTCGCTACCAACTATAAAGTGGCAACCTATCAGCCCGGTGTAAACTGCGTTTGGACACAGGCCTACGCCCGCGAAGCACTACGGAAAGAGCGCCGCCTTGAATTTGCCATGGAAGGTAACCGCCTGTTCGATCTGGTGCGCTGGGGTATTGCCGATACCTATATGAATAGCTATTTTGCATCAGAAAGCACCAAGCGTGCCCACCTTAAAACAGCTAAGTTTCAGAAAGGAAGGGACGAATACATGCCTATCCCTACCAACCAGATCAACTTCAGCAAGGGGTTATACAAGCAAAACCCCGGATACTAA
- a CDS encoding sugar porter family MFS transporter: MKIKANVLLIAIIAATGGLLFGFDTGVISGALPFLKQYWQLADADIELITTTVLIGAVLGAVTSGKLSDAIGRKRMIIANAIIFTVGAFGCAYAPNVTVLIVMRIIIGFAIGITSYVVPMYISEISPSRVRGGLVTLNQLMITIGILVSYLADYWLSDDSKPESWRLMFLVGFIPAVILLVGMFFLPETPRWLISKGRWDEGKKIIEKLEDADIIDNTLAELEKDLQMQREQNTNWTEVFKPWLRAPLIITVGIFFFQQFSGVNTIIYYSPIIFKMAGIVSNTGSILPAIIIGGVNVLACVVSVLLLDKVGRRRLYMIGIWGMIPSLALLGACFHFKEELGASLPVFAVLSIVCFIIFIAISLAPLGWLLISEVFPLNVRGVGMSIGSLAHWGFNAIIAFTFLKLVNSLGVDFTFWLYALVCVAGLWWGYYYIPETKGKTLEEIEEHWRKGGSPRKF, from the coding sequence ATGAAAATAAAAGCTAATGTACTCCTCATCGCTATCATCGCCGCTACCGGTGGTTTGCTGTTCGGTTTTGATACCGGCGTAATTTCGGGCGCTTTGCCTTTTCTGAAACAATACTGGCAGCTTGCCGATGCCGATATCGAACTCATTACCACAACGGTGCTTATCGGCGCCGTGCTTGGTGCGGTAACCAGCGGTAAATTATCAGATGCCATAGGCCGCAAACGGATGATTATTGCCAACGCCATTATATTTACCGTTGGCGCTTTCGGCTGTGCCTATGCGCCTAATGTTACCGTGTTGATTGTGATGCGGATTATTATTGGCTTTGCCATAGGCATCACCTCATACGTGGTGCCTATGTATATCTCCGAGATTTCGCCCAGCCGCGTGCGGGGTGGGTTGGTTACCCTTAACCAACTTATGATTACCATCGGCATCCTGGTATCCTACCTGGCCGATTACTGGCTATCAGACGATAGCAAGCCTGAATCATGGCGGTTGATGTTTTTAGTGGGATTTATCCCCGCGGTTATCCTGTTGGTGGGTATGTTCTTCTTGCCCGAAACCCCGCGCTGGCTTATCAGCAAAGGCCGCTGGGACGAAGGCAAAAAGATTATCGAAAAACTGGAAGATGCCGATATCATCGACAATACCCTTGCCGAACTGGAAAAAGACCTCCAAATGCAACGCGAGCAAAACACCAACTGGACCGAGGTTTTCAAACCCTGGCTGCGCGCACCGCTCATCATCACCGTTGGCATTTTCTTTTTTCAGCAGTTTTCGGGCGTTAATACCATTATCTACTATTCGCCTATCATTTTTAAAATGGCCGGGATAGTGAGCAATACGGGCTCCATTCTGCCGGCAATTATTATAGGCGGCGTAAATGTATTGGCCTGCGTGGTTTCTGTTTTATTGTTGGATAAGGTTGGCCGCCGCCGGCTTTACATGATCGGGATCTGGGGTATGATCCCATCGCTGGCCCTATTGGGTGCCTGCTTTCATTTTAAGGAAGAGCTTGGTGCAAGCCTGCCCGTGTTTGCGGTGCTGAGCATCGTTTGCTTTATCATTTTTATCGCTATTAGCCTTGCACCGCTGGGATGGTTATTGATATCTGAAGTGTTTCCGCTTAATGTGCGTGGGGTGGGCATGAGTATCGGCTCGTTGGCGCATTGGGGTTTTAATGCCATTATCGCCTTTACATTTTTAAAACTGGTAAACTCGTTAGGTGTCGATTTTACATTTTGGTTGTACGCGCTGGTATGCGTAGCCGGTTTGTGGTGGGGGTATTACTACATCCCCGAAACCAAAGGAAAAACACTGGAAGAAATTGAAGAGCACTGGAGAAAAGGCGGTTCGCCGCGTAAATTTTAA